DNA from Aggregatimonas sangjinii:
GTTCGAAAACACCTATCGTCACTGGATGGAGAACATCCGAGATTGGAATATCAGTCGTCAATTGTGGTGGGGACAACAAATTCCGGCATACTACTATGGCGACGGACAGGATGATTTCGTAGTCGCCGAAAGCAAAGAAGAGGCGTTGGTGCTGGCCAAAGAAAAATCGGGTAATGCGCAATTGCATATCGATCATTTAAGACAAGATGAGGATGTGTTGGATACCTGGTTCTCCTCATGGTTATGGCCGATCAGTGTATTTAAGGGTATCTTGGAGCCGGACAATAAGGAGGTGAACTACTATTACCCAACCAATGATTTGGTCACTGGGCCGGACATTATCTTTTTCTGGGTGGCGCGAATGATCATATCGGGTTATGAGTATAGGGACGAACGCCCATTTGAGAATGTTTATTTCACCGGCTTGGTGCGGGACAAACAAAGACGTAAGATGTCGAAGTCCTTGGGTAATTCTCCGGATGCCCTAAAATTAATAGAAGACTATGGTGCCGATGGTGTACGTGTGGGATTGTTGTTGAGCTCCGCTGCAGGTAACGACCTGATGTTCGATGAAGACCTCTGCCAACAGGGTAAGAACTTCGCCAATAAGATATGGAACGCCTTTCGCTTGGTAAAAAATTGGGAGGTAGCGGATATTCCACAGCCCGAGGCGGCTAAATTGGGGGTTGCTTGGTATACCACGAAGTTCAACCAGAACTTGGCCGAAATCGAGGATCATTTCAGCAAATACCGTATCTCCGACGCCTTAATGGCAACCTATAGATTGGTTTGGGATGATTTCTGTTCTTGGTTACTTGAAATCGTAAAACCGGCCTATCAACAGCCCATTGACAAGGTTACGCTAAATGCGGTCGTTCACCTGTTCGAGGAAAACTTGAAACTGTTACATCCTTTTATGCCTTTTTTAAGCGAGGAAGTTTGGCAGCATATGGCGGAACGCACTCCGGAGCAGGCCCTGATCGTTGCTAAATGGCCGGTTCAGGAAACCGTCGATATCAGCTTAATCAATGGTTTTGAAATTGCCGCCGAGGTCATTGCAGGTATCCGGACCATTCGCAAGGAAAAAAATATCCCGATGCGCGAAGCCTTGGAACTAGTGGTTTTAAACGAAGGGAAATTGGCGGCCACTTGGGACACCGTTATCTCCAAACTGACTAATGTTTCCACGATATCCTATGTGGATGACTCAGTAGACGGCGCCTTGAGTTTTAGGGTAAAAAATAACGAATATTTTATTCCCATTAGTGGTACCATTGATGTGGAGGCCGAAATCGAAAAGATCAAATCCGAATTGGAGTATACCAAAGGCTTTTTAAGTTCGGTACAAAAGAAATTGGGCAATGATCGTTTCGTGCAGAATGCCCCGGAGCAGGTCATCGCCTTGGAGCGCAAGAAGCAGGCCGACGCGGAGGCAAAAATCGAGACTTTGGAAAAGAGTTTGGCCAGTTTGGGATAGGTAGCATAGAATACCGCGGGAAATAAAAGACTGCGGGAGGGAATCCAAAAGCTTCTTTTGACGAAATATAGATAGCGTATGTTTAAGGTTTGACTTTACTTGGGCATCCCGCATCAGAGGAAAATGTACGTCCATTTTTTTGACCTAACGATATGCTAGGCAGCTCAATCTGACGTTCCACTTTGCTGTGTTCAATTGTACCATAATAAATCAGTGCCTATGTTTGAAGACGACAACCTTCCGAGACAAGACCATCGAAAATCCGAAATTTTTAAAAAGGCCCAGGACATCGTGAAATTGGTGGAGCGTATTGTTGCCATTAATGCAGAAGATGGTCTGGCAGTTGAGGAGTATGAAAAAGAATGGTTTAAGAACAATCAAGAATACCTGCTACGCAATTCACACACCATTTGCGCGAAGATCGCAGGGGCCTATGGTGATATGTTGTATGACATTAAGATGGAAAATGCAGCGATTATTCGCAAAGCCGCCCGTGAACTGATTACCGATGCACGGGGCTTACAGATGAACGGTTACAAAGAGATAGAATATCTTGATTTTCTAAGGGCGGAAGTTGAGGAATTCAGGATATTATTCGCCGAATGGGTCAAAACGTTTGACATGGGGAACTATCTCATTGACCGATGGGGCTTATTCAATCCGCCCGGGGTGAATTATGATGACCATGACCCGGATGATGATATTCCTTTTGATCGCAATGCCTTTATGAATGAAATGGGTATGTTCTCGGACGAAGGTTTGGATGATGATTGTTCCGACGATGATGGCGATGGTGAAGAGGAAGAAGATGAGCCCGATTCGTAGTTTGTTTCTAAATCAGTTCAATATCTAAAAACTTGTGGCTATTTTTTTCTACGAAAAACAATGCGACCACCATTTTTCACTGAGTCAGGTTCATAAAGCTTTTAGCCTCTCCATTTTTTACTCGATAATCTAGATTTGAAATTGACTGCCGTAAGGCAAGTTTTTCCCAGTCCATCATGAAGCACAATCGCGCTTTCTCTGGAGTCCTATTATAATTGAATTGGCCTACTTGCAAACAGGCTTTGCTTTGAGCTTGAGTGGCTTGTTTTCGGTAAAAGCTATTCTATAGGACCGCTCCGAAGCAACAGATAGTCCATGGTAGGCGTAGATGGATTACCATTTCAATTTCATTTAATAGAAGGGCCGGAGATATTAGAACAACATATAATTCTTATATTTGATTAAGTGATGTTATATGATGCCATCTATTATAAAAGATAAAATTGAAGATTTGAATAATCTTTGTGCAACATACGATGTAAAAAGCCTTTATGTTTACGGCTCAGCCTGTACAGCGGACTTTCGTGAAGATAGCGATATTGATATTTTAATATCTTTTAAGGATATTTCCATTGAAAAGTATACTGATAATTATTTTGAGCTCCATTATAAACTACAGGAGCTGTTTGGTAGAAAGATAGATTTGATTACTGAAAACGCTCTTTCAAATCCTTATTTTATAGCAAGTATAGAAGAAACCAAGCAGCTATTATATGCAGCGTGAAGTTCTGAAATACTTATTCGATATGAAAGAGGCCATTGACTCTATCTATGAATATATAGGCGAAACGAAGGATTTTAAGTCCTATGTTTCTAACAAATTGGTAAGACGTGCAGTCGAGCGGGAGCTTGAAATTATTGGGGAAGCAACTAATAGGATTTTACGGATTGATGCTGCTATTGAGATTTCCAATTCAAGGAGAATAGTCGACCTAAGAAATTGGGTTATTCACGGATATGACAAAGTTGATGACACCATTATTTGGGGTATACTATCTAAAGATATTCCGCAACTTCGTAATCAGGTGGAGAAATTAATCAACTGGGAATAACAAGTTCTTGGAATTTTATAAATTAAAAGCGAACCCAAAACGCCTATTTCTATTAGATGGTTCTGGGGCTTTGGTCTCCGCCTTCTTTTTAGGATTAGTTTTGCCTTCCTTCGGACCGCTCTGCGGTATGCCAAAAAATGTCCTGTATCTGCTGAGCGTCATAGCCTGTATTTTCGCGTTGTATTCGTTCGCCTGTTATTTTTTTCTGAGACGTAATAGAAAGCCTTTTCTGCGTGGTATTGCCTTGGCCAATCTGTCGTATTGCTTTTTGACCATCGCACTTTTATGTCGGTATTCCCAAAGTCTGACTATCTTCGGTTGGACGTATTTTGGCCTGGAGCTCTTTATAATCGGTATCTTAATACGCTTCGAATTAAAATACGCATCCGTAAGATAGCATTGACCATGAAAAAAATTGGATTGATAGGAGGAATGAGCTGGGAGTCGTCTGTGGTATATTATCAGATCATCAACGAAAGCATACGGGAACATTTAGGAGGCTTTCACTCCGCAAGGTGTATTATGGAGTCCGTTGATTTCGCCGAAATCGAACAGCTACAGCATCAAAACGACTGGAGTGCACTGGACGGTATCATGGTAAACGCCGCGCGGAACCTTGAAAATGCCGGTGCAGAGCTGATTCTGCTCTGTACGAATACGATGCATTTGTGTAGTGCCGCGATAATCGATGGA
Protein-coding regions in this window:
- a CDS encoding valine--tRNA ligase, with the translated sequence MQIPSKYDSHKVEQQWYDYWMKNNYFHSAPDEREPYTIVIPPPNVTGVLHMGHMLNATIQDVLTRRARLMGKNACWVPGMDHASIATEAKVVRKLKDEGIDKNDLTREEFLKHAWDWTDEYGGVILEQLKKLGCSCDWDRTKFTMDDDMYASVIKVFVDLFNKGLVYRGYRMVNWDPEALTTLSDEEVVYEEKQGLLYYLEYKVANEEGTASEEGMGETVTIATTRPETILGDTAICINPNDERFVHLRGKKVIVPICNRVIPIIEDEYVDMEFGTGCLKVTPAHDINDKALGEKHQLETIDIFNANATLNSYGLHYEGQDRFVVRKAISKELEESRFLVKTEQYLNKVGTSERTKAVIEPRLSDQWFLKMEDLVKPAIKGVLETDDIKFFPKKFENTYRHWMENIRDWNISRQLWWGQQIPAYYYGDGQDDFVVAESKEEALVLAKEKSGNAQLHIDHLRQDEDVLDTWFSSWLWPISVFKGILEPDNKEVNYYYPTNDLVTGPDIIFFWVARMIISGYEYRDERPFENVYFTGLVRDKQRRKMSKSLGNSPDALKLIEDYGADGVRVGLLLSSAAGNDLMFDEDLCQQGKNFANKIWNAFRLVKNWEVADIPQPEAAKLGVAWYTTKFNQNLAEIEDHFSKYRISDALMATYRLVWDDFCSWLLEIVKPAYQQPIDKVTLNAVVHLFEENLKLLHPFMPFLSEEVWQHMAERTPEQALIVAKWPVQETVDISLINGFEIAAEVIAGIRTIRKEKNIPMREALELVVLNEGKLAATWDTVISKLTNVSTISYVDDSVDGALSFRVKNNEYFIPISGTIDVEAEIEKIKSELEYTKGFLSSVQKKLGNDRFVQNAPEQVIALERKKQADAEAKIETLEKSLASLG
- a CDS encoding nucleotidyltransferase family protein, producing MMPSIIKDKIEDLNNLCATYDVKSLYVYGSACTADFREDSDIDILISFKDISIEKYTDNYFELHYKLQELFGRKIDLITENALSNPYFIASIEETKQLLYAA
- a CDS encoding DUF86 domain-containing protein, with the protein product MQREVLKYLFDMKEAIDSIYEYIGETKDFKSYVSNKLVRRAVERELEIIGEATNRILRIDAAIEISNSRRIVDLRNWVIHGYDKVDDTIIWGILSKDIPQLRNQVEKLINWE